ACCTTCTCCCAATCGGCGAGGAACGACTCGAGCCCGCGATCGGTCAGCGGGTGCTTGACGAGGTTCTTCAGCACGGCGAACGGCACGGTCGCGATGTCGGCGCCGATGAGCGCCGATTGCACGACATGGTTGGCGGAGCGGATCGACGCCGAGATGACCTCGACGGGATGACCGAAGTCGTAGTTGGACAGCGCTATGACCGTGTTGGCCAGATGCTCGATGCCGTCCTCGGAGATGTCGTCGAACCTGCCGACGAACGGGCTGACGTAGCGGGCGCCCGCGCGGGCGGCGAGCAGCGCCTGCGGCACGGAGAAGCACAGCGTCATGTTCACGGAGATGCCGCGGTCCGACAGCGTCTTGGTGGCCGCGAGCCCCTCCGGGATCACGGGCACCTTCACGACGACGTTCGGCGCGAGCGCGGCGAGTTCCTCGCCCTCGCGGACGATCTCGTCGCGCGCGAGCCCGACTGTCTCGGCCGAGACCGGTCCGTCACACACGGCGCAGATGCGCTGGATGTGACCGTGGAAGTCGGCGAGACGCCCGCCCTCGCGGGCGTAGAGCGTGGGGTTCGTCGTCACTCCCGACAGGACGCCCCAACTGGCGGCCTCCTCGATCTCGGATACGTTCGCCGTGTCCAGAAAGAACTTCACGCTTCGCCTTCCTCCTTCTTCGTCTTCCGAGACTCGCCAGGCGGCGTCTCGTCCCCTATCGCCGCGTCGATGACCCTCTCGAGCGTCTCCGCGACCGTGCGGTCGAGCTGGTTGCTGTGGATGATCGGTATGTGGTGCTCGACCGCGAGCTCGTCGATGTAGTGTCCGAGCAAGCGGATGGTCTCGAAGTTCGCCCGGTACCTCTCGAACGGCCGCATCCCGTCGGTCTGGACCTCCCTGATGTAGAAATGGCTGCGGTGCGCATCCTCGTCGTCGACCGTGATCACGAGTTGCACGACGCATGCGGCTATCGAACCGGACGGCTCGATGTAGCCGGGGACGATGTGCACGCCTTCGACGACGAGGCTCTCGCCTTCGAGGGCGGCCCGCTCGACCAGGGACACGATGCCCGTGCCCACGACGGCGGTCTGCTCCCTGAACCCGACGACTACGGGATCGGCTCCGTGGGGGACGGGGACTCGCAGGCCGCGCCACGCGTTGAAAGCGCTCTCGTGGAGGG
This is a stretch of genomic DNA from Coriobacteriia bacterium. It encodes these proteins:
- the fsa gene encoding fructose-6-phosphate aldolase — its product is MKFFLDTANVSEIEEAASWGVLSGVTTNPTLYAREGGRLADFHGHIQRICAVCDGPVSAETVGLARDEIVREGEELAALAPNVVVKVPVIPEGLAATKTLSDRGISVNMTLCFSVPQALLAARAGARYVSPFVGRFDDISEDGIEHLANTVIALSNYDFGHPVEVISASIRSANHVVQSALIGADIATVPFAVLKNLVKHPLTDRGLESFLADWEKVKNS